Part of the Candidatus Aegiribacteria sp. genome is shown below.
CCCGGCCCCTTCAAAGATCCAGTTCCTTCAGGCGGGATAGAAGTGTTCTGTAGCTGACTCTCAGGATTTCCGCAGCATCTTTTCTGTTTCCACCGGTTTCTATGAGAGCTTTCTTTATCAGTTCCTTTTCCCTTAATTTCGCTGCCTTCGCGGATTCCTCCAGAAGCCCCTCCTCCAGTACTGTATCATCTATCTCAAGAATATCAGCATCGATTATACTCTCTTCAGCCAGTGCTGCCGCGCGGAGGATAATGCTTCTGAGTTGACGGATATTTCCAGGCCACATGAATCCTTTGAGTTTTGTTATTGCCTCAGGTGAAACAATCACTTCTTTGTATCCTGAAAGATCAAGAAAATATCTTATCAGTTCAGGTATATCTTCGATTCTTTCATTCAGAGGAGAAAGAGTCACCGGGAACTCTGCAATTCTGAAGAAGAGATCTTTTCTGAATGTACCCGCATCAGCCTCACTCTTAAGATCTCTATTGCTTGCGGATATTACTCGGGCGTTTGTTCTGAGAATCTCTGAACCACCGACTCGAGTATACTCTCTTTCCTGAAGAACTCTCAGGAGCTTCCCCTGAAGTACGGGATTAAGATCACCCACTTCATCAAGAAATATTGTACCGCCCTGTGCAAGCTCAAATCTACCTGGTCTCGTCCTGTCAGCGCCCGTGTAAGCACCCTTTTCAGCACCGAACAGCTCACTTTCGATAAGATCCCCGGGGATTGCAGCACAGTTAACCGGTACGAAAGGGCCATCTGAAAATGAGCTTTCATCATGTATAATCCTTGCCAGCAGTTCCTTACCGGTACCACTATCCCCAAGCACAAGTATGGAAAGATCAGTCTGAGCACCCTTTCTGGCTCTTTCTATTGTTGAAAGAAGTCCTTTTGACGACCCAATCAGTGATGTTCCTGATGCATGCACATATCTTCTCAGAAGCGACAGCAGATCATCCAAATCAAAGGGTTTTGTAATGAAATCCCGCGCTCCCTCCTTCATAGCTTCAACAGCAAGATCTACTGTTCCAAAAGCAGTCATAAGAATTACCGGCACCCAGTGACAGCATTCCCTTGACTTCCGAAGTATATCCATACCATCAATTTTACCCGGCAGACAGATATCACTGAGTAGAATATCGAAGTTTCTTTTCTCAATGCTTTTCAGTGCTTCACTTCCAGAAGATACTGCGCAGACATTCCATCCATCCTCTTCAAGAGCGGTAGTCAGCATATTTCGCATGGCTCGTTTATCTTCCACAAGGAGAATGCTTTCAGTATGCATCATTATCCTTCCTCCTGGATACCGGAAGAAGAATCATAAACACTGTTCCTCTGTTTTCCATGTTTGCACCACTCAACTCACCACCCATGGATCGGATAATCCTTCTGCTTATCGACAGACCCAGACCCATATTCCCTCCGCTTCTGTTCTTTGTAGTTCTGAATGGCCTGAATATCTCCTCCGGTTCAAGTGTCAGGCCAGG
Proteins encoded:
- a CDS encoding sigma-54 dependent transcriptional regulator; translated protein: MMHTESILLVEDKRAMRNMLTTALEEDGWNVCAVSSGSEALKSIEKRNFDILLSDICLPGKIDGMDILRKSRECCHWVPVILMTAFGTVDLAVEAMKEGARDFITKPFDLDDLLSLLRRYVHASGTSLIGSSKGLLSTIERARKGAQTDLSILVLGDSGTGKELLARIIHDESSFSDGPFVPVNCAAIPGDLIESELFGAEKGAYTGADRTRPGRFELAQGGTIFLDEVGDLNPVLQGKLLRVLQEREYTRVGGSEILRTNARVISASNRDLKSEADAGTFRKDLFFRIAEFPVTLSPLNERIEDIPELIRYFLDLSGYKEVIVSPEAITKLKGFMWPGNIRQLRSIILRAAALAEESIIDADILEIDDTVLEEGLLEESAKAAKLREKELIKKALIETGGNRKDAAEILRVSYRTLLSRLKELDL